One Acinetobacter colistiniresistens DNA segment encodes these proteins:
- a CDS encoding ABC transporter permease, whose translation MSPLMRARFSRFQHNQLGFRCFILFIIIFVLSLFAEFIANDKPLLVRYQQSFYFPIIRDYPETTFGGVFETTADYQDPVVKQLIEKQGWMISPPVSFSYQSPNLSLAVPVPSKPSPQNWLGTDDQGRDVFARILYGLRISLLFGFALTLCSAVVGIIVGAIQGYYGGWIDLIGQRVLEVWGGLPMLFIVMILVSMFSPSVYWLFLIMLLFGWTELVGLVRAEFLRARNLDYVRAAQALGVRDDHIIFRHILPNAISSSLSQIPFMLTANIIALTALDFLGYGLPPDAASLGELLLQGKNNLDAPWLVLSGFFTLAIVLSLLIYIGEAARDAFDPRR comes from the coding sequence ATGTCACCTTTAATGCGCGCACGATTTTCTCGCTTTCAGCATAATCAGCTTGGTTTTCGTTGTTTTATTCTATTTATAATTATTTTTGTTTTGTCGCTATTTGCCGAATTCATTGCCAATGATAAACCGCTGTTGGTTCGTTATCAGCAGTCTTTTTATTTCCCGATCATTCGGGATTATCCAGAAACGACCTTTGGCGGTGTTTTTGAAACCACGGCAGATTATCAAGATCCTGTGGTGAAGCAGTTAATTGAAAAGCAGGGCTGGATGATTTCCCCACCGGTGTCTTTTTCCTATCAATCTCCCAATTTATCACTTGCGGTGCCTGTGCCATCAAAACCAAGTCCACAGAACTGGCTTGGAACGGATGATCAAGGTCGAGATGTATTTGCCCGAATTCTCTATGGTCTTCGCATTTCCCTCTTATTTGGATTTGCCCTGACACTGTGTTCTGCTGTCGTTGGCATTATTGTGGGGGCAATACAGGGGTATTACGGTGGCTGGATTGATCTGATTGGACAACGGGTGCTAGAAGTGTGGGGCGGTTTGCCAATGCTGTTCATTGTCATGATCCTGGTCAGTATGTTTAGTCCCAGTGTGTATTGGCTATTTCTGATCATGCTGCTATTTGGCTGGACGGAGCTGGTTGGATTGGTACGGGCAGAATTCTTGCGCGCACGAAATCTTGATTATGTTCGGGCAGCGCAAGCGTTGGGGGTGAGGGATGACCACATTATCTTTCGGCACATCTTGCCTAATGCAATAAGCTCAAGTCTGTCACAGATTCCGTTTATGTTGACTGCAAATATCATTGCTTTAACTGCATTGGATTTTTTAGGTTATGGTTTACCGCCTGATGCGGCTTCGCTCGGAGAGTTATTATTACAGGGTAAAAACAATCTCGATGCACCTTGGCTGGTGCTGTCAGGATTCTTTACATTGGCGATTGTACTGTCTTTATTGATTTATATTGGGGAGGCAGCGCGTGATGCATTCGACCCAAGACGCTAA
- a CDS encoding NADH:flavin oxidoreductase/NADH oxidase family protein, which produces MSQIADSIQIRNTTFKNRIIKAAMSEALANDAGQPNDLLIGLYEAWAKGGLGCAVTGNVMVNIDAKNEPGVVAIETERDLQKLQQWAAIGKKYGMVQLIQLSHPGRQCPKGLNKETVAPSAVPFSPVLAAMFGTPRELKHEEILDIIQRFATAAAVCEKAGFEGVQFHGAHGYLISQFLSPLTNKRTDQWGGSIENRMRFLLEIYKAVREATSENFIISVKLNSADFQRGGITEDDVITVFKVIDAAGIDIIEISGGTYEAPAMAGVKAESRKASTVAREAYFLEFAEKIRQHVSCKLMVTGGFRTVEGMNAALESGACDFIGIARPLAVEVDLPERLIAGHDVRYAVKPIKTGIPFVDKMAIMEIIWYAAQFKAIGQGKKPNPKLSPLLVFLNYAKGNIKAVVKGRVNSRKSA; this is translated from the coding sequence ATGAGTCAGATTGCAGACAGTATCCAGATTCGCAATACCACATTTAAAAATCGTATTATCAAAGCGGCCATGAGCGAAGCGCTTGCGAATGATGCAGGACAACCCAATGATCTACTGATTGGTCTATATGAAGCATGGGCAAAAGGTGGGTTGGGCTGTGCTGTGACTGGCAATGTGATGGTGAATATTGATGCCAAGAATGAGCCGGGTGTGGTTGCGATTGAAACCGAGCGAGATCTGCAGAAATTGCAGCAGTGGGCAGCGATTGGTAAAAAATATGGCATGGTGCAGTTGATTCAGTTGTCACATCCTGGCCGGCAATGTCCTAAAGGTCTAAACAAAGAGACCGTTGCGCCATCAGCGGTACCATTTAGTCCAGTGCTTGCAGCAATGTTTGGCACACCACGTGAACTCAAACATGAAGAAATTTTAGATATCATCCAGCGTTTTGCAACGGCTGCAGCTGTATGTGAAAAGGCTGGATTTGAAGGGGTGCAATTTCATGGTGCACATGGTTATCTTATCAGCCAGTTTTTATCACCTCTGACCAACAAGCGTACCGATCAATGGGGTGGTTCGATTGAGAACCGTATGCGATTCTTGCTGGAAATTTATAAGGCAGTCCGTGAGGCGACCTCTGAAAATTTCATCATTTCGGTCAAACTGAATTCGGCGGATTTTCAGCGCGGTGGTATTACTGAAGATGATGTCATTACTGTATTTAAGGTGATTGATGCAGCGGGGATCGATATTATTGAAATCTCGGGAGGGACTTATGAAGCGCCAGCAATGGCAGGAGTAAAAGCCGAATCTCGTAAAGCCAGTACCGTTGCACGTGAGGCATATTTCTTGGAGTTTGCCGAGAAGATCCGCCAACATGTCTCTTGTAAGTTGATGGTGACGGGGGGCTTCCGTACCGTAGAAGGAATGAATGCTGCACTTGAAAGTGGTGCATGTGATTTTATCGGGATTGCGCGCCCATTGGCGGTTGAAGTTGATTTACCTGAACGTTTAATTGCAGGGCATGATGTACGTTATGCTGTAAAACCAATTAAAACAGGGATTCCATTTGTCGATAAGATGGCGATTATGGAAATCATCTGGTATGCAGCGCAGTTTAAAGCCATTGGGCAAGGTAAAAAGCCGAATCCAAAATTATCCCCATTGTTGGTATTCTTGAACTATGCCAAAGGGAATATCAAAGCGGTGGTGAAAGGTCGAGTCAATTCTCGGAAGTCTGCATAA
- a CDS encoding dipeptide ABC transporter ATP-binding protein, whose product MHSTQDAKTVLQPLLSVQQLNIQNEIGHCLIQDLSFDIYSAQTMAIVGESGSGKSISALALLGLLSENLAVQGRVEFAGQAFLSAHQAQLQQLRGKRIAMVFQEPMTALNPLHCVEKIIAESLILSGLSKADIRQQTLCLLLDVGLVEAEQILKCYPHELSGGQRQRVMLAMALALEPEILIADEPTTALDVVLQAQILALLKRLQQQRKMALILISHDLNLIRHYADQVVVLNQGRVEEQGEVNEIFTHPKTVYTQSLLNHDFGHALQLQPSQRLLELKNVTVKYPIKRGLFNRVQSYKVAAEAVNFSLSQGEALGIVGESGSGKSSLALAIARLIKSEGEILLQKNDLNQLTRKQLRPIRQDFQIVFQDPFSSLNPRMSVEQIIAEGLQLQGISKQQCHEQIDTVLAKVELATAERTKYPYQLSGGQRQRVAIARALVLKPKLLVLDEPTSALDRTTQLAIIQLLRHLQLQEKISYVFISHDLQVIQALCQKVIVMHQGKVLEYQATALLFSQPQTEYTRQLISASEYSY is encoded by the coding sequence ATGCATTCGACCCAAGACGCTAAGACTGTTTTACAGCCTTTATTAAGTGTTCAGCAACTCAATATCCAAAATGAAATAGGACACTGTCTGATCCAGGATTTGAGCTTTGATATTTACTCTGCCCAAACGATGGCGATTGTTGGCGAAAGTGGTTCTGGGAAATCAATCAGTGCGCTAGCCTTATTAGGATTGTTATCCGAGAACTTGGCGGTGCAAGGACGAGTTGAATTTGCTGGCCAAGCGTTTTTGTCTGCTCACCAAGCTCAATTGCAGCAGCTTCGGGGCAAACGAATTGCCATGGTTTTTCAAGAGCCGATGACAGCGTTGAACCCTTTGCACTGTGTAGAAAAAATAATTGCTGAAAGCCTGATTTTATCTGGGCTGAGTAAGGCCGATATTCGACAACAGACTCTCTGTTTATTGCTAGATGTTGGGCTTGTTGAGGCAGAGCAAATTCTCAAATGCTATCCACATGAATTATCAGGAGGGCAACGACAACGGGTGATGTTGGCGATGGCCTTGGCTTTAGAGCCTGAAATTTTGATCGCAGATGAGCCAACGACAGCTTTAGATGTTGTGCTACAAGCCCAAATTTTAGCGTTGTTAAAACGGTTACAACAGCAGCGAAAGATGGCGCTGATTTTGATTAGCCATGATCTGAATTTAATTCGGCATTATGCAGATCAGGTTGTGGTACTTAATCAAGGGCGAGTTGAAGAGCAGGGGGAGGTCAATGAAATTTTTACACATCCCAAGACGGTATATACGCAGAGTCTACTGAATCATGATTTTGGACACGCTTTGCAATTACAACCCAGTCAGAGATTACTGGAATTAAAAAATGTCACGGTAAAGTACCCCATTAAAAGGGGGCTATTTAATCGGGTTCAATCCTATAAAGTTGCTGCTGAAGCTGTGAATTTCAGCTTATCGCAAGGTGAGGCTTTAGGTATTGTAGGGGAAAGTGGTTCAGGAAAGTCTTCATTGGCGTTGGCTATCGCACGGTTGATCAAAAGTGAAGGTGAAATCCTTTTGCAGAAGAATGATTTAAACCAATTGACTCGAAAACAGCTTCGACCAATACGCCAAGATTTCCAGATTGTATTCCAAGACCCCTTTAGTAGCTTAAATCCGCGAATGTCCGTTGAACAAATTATCGCAGAGGGGCTTCAGCTACAAGGTATCTCCAAGCAGCAATGTCATGAGCAAATTGACACTGTACTTGCAAAAGTCGAATTGGCTACAGCAGAAAGAACCAAGTATCCCTATCAGCTCTCTGGTGGACAACGACAAAGGGTCGCAATTGCTCGTGCATTGGTGTTGAAACCTAAGTTACTGGTTCTGGATGAGCCGACATCTGCTTTAGATCGTACCACGCAACTGGCTATCATTCAGTTACTACGTCATCTGCAGCTACAAGAAAAAATCAGTTATGTATTTATCAGTCATGACTTACAAGTCATTCAAGCATTATGCCAAAAAGTGATAGTGATGCATCAGGGCAAAGTCTTGGAATATCAAGCCACAGCACTTCTATTTAGTCAGCCTCAAACTGAATATACGCGTCAACTCATTTCTGCTAGCGAATATTCATATTGA
- a CDS encoding extracellular solute-binding protein — translation MSFSLFTKRLSLCYGLSLFTPIAFAAMQTTPYLAMHVQPKYAQLKAMPYANPNAPKGGILSQSSLGTFDNLNSMNGKGSSTEGVNYLFDSLMDRSLDEPRVMYPLLAEKVSYDPEHLQAVTFHLNPHARFNNGQPVTAEDVKFTFEMYQSKANLGFQMYLSDLAKTEVLSRYQIKFTFKSKNNVEMPLIVASLPIYSKRDWNNKDFTRVTLQTIVGSGPYVIERIDAGRSITYKRSPNYWAKDLPVNKGRYNFDRLKYVYYRNLEVSFEGFKARQFNLYEEKNIRNWVTAYHFPAVRSGLIKTYKARLGTPLDIQSLVFNIRRAPLNDIHLRQALTYAYDFEWQNKALFFNQNQRLQSYFDNTDLAATGRPSTAELKILTPFLAQLDPVMRQGVLADWHYPVSDGSGFNRQNLLTAQKLLKDAGYVIRQGRLYDRQGKAVRIELLMQQENPQRELMPFVRNLGRLGIQVNLRQVDVPQYMQRIRHQDFDMMVLKLPQTLTPGKEQAQFWGSAAADEAGNYNYSGIKNPAIDQMITKIVAAKTREEVVVYTRVLDRLLRAGYYQILTYGKPERWFAYWDIYQQPQIKPKLSVGWEYWWVDAAKATKLDQPMRKPELK, via the coding sequence ATGAGCTTTTCGCTTTTCACAAAAAGGCTTAGTCTATGTTATGGACTAAGCCTTTTTACTCCGATTGCCTTTGCGGCAATGCAAACCACGCCTTATTTGGCCATGCATGTGCAGCCGAAATACGCACAGCTCAAAGCGATGCCTTATGCTAATCCAAATGCACCTAAGGGAGGAATCCTGAGTCAATCCAGTTTGGGAACATTTGATAATTTAAATAGCATGAATGGCAAGGGTAGTTCGACTGAAGGGGTCAATTATCTGTTTGATAGTTTAATGGATCGCTCATTGGATGAACCACGGGTCATGTATCCATTATTGGCGGAAAAGGTCAGTTACGATCCAGAGCATCTACAAGCAGTGACTTTTCATTTGAATCCACATGCGAGATTTAATAATGGTCAGCCTGTTACCGCAGAAGATGTCAAATTTACCTTTGAGATGTATCAAAGCAAAGCCAATTTAGGTTTTCAGATGTATTTGTCTGATTTGGCTAAAACAGAAGTATTGTCCAGATACCAGATTAAATTTACGTTTAAATCGAAGAATAATGTGGAAATGCCGCTGATTGTGGCAAGCCTTCCAATCTATTCAAAACGAGACTGGAACAATAAAGACTTTACGCGGGTGACATTACAAACAATTGTTGGGTCTGGCCCTTATGTGATTGAGCGGATTGATGCAGGTCGTAGTATTACCTATAAGCGCAGCCCAAACTATTGGGCTAAAGATTTGCCTGTGAATAAAGGCCGTTATAACTTTGATCGACTTAAATATGTGTATTATCGAAATTTAGAAGTCAGTTTTGAAGGCTTTAAAGCCCGGCAGTTCAATTTATATGAAGAAAAAAATATCCGTAATTGGGTGACTGCTTATCATTTTCCAGCAGTTAGGTCGGGCTTGATCAAGACCTATAAAGCGCGTTTGGGAACGCCATTGGATATTCAGAGTTTGGTGTTTAATATCCGCCGCGCTCCTTTGAATGATATCCATCTTCGTCAGGCATTAACCTATGCCTATGACTTTGAATGGCAAAATAAAGCTTTATTTTTCAATCAGAATCAGCGATTACAAAGCTATTTTGACAATACCGATTTGGCAGCAACGGGCAGGCCGAGTACCGCAGAGCTAAAAATCCTGACTCCGTTCTTGGCTCAGTTAGATCCAGTCATGCGTCAAGGAGTACTGGCGGATTGGCATTATCCTGTTTCTGATGGAAGTGGTTTTAATCGACAGAATTTATTGACAGCGCAAAAGCTTTTAAAAGATGCGGGTTATGTTATTCGCCAAGGTCGACTGTATGATCGGCAAGGAAAAGCAGTTCGTATTGAATTATTGATGCAGCAAGAAAATCCACAACGTGAATTGATGCCTTTTGTGCGCAATCTGGGTCGTTTAGGGATTCAAGTCAATCTCAGACAGGTCGATGTTCCGCAATACATGCAACGGATTCGGCATCAAGATTTTGATATGATGGTATTGAAATTGCCACAGACCCTGACACCAGGCAAAGAGCAAGCCCAGTTTTGGGGGAGTGCTGCTGCGGATGAAGCAGGGAATTACAATTATTCAGGAATAAAGAATCCTGCAATTGATCAGATGATTACGAAGATTGTGGCGGCAAAAACACGTGAAGAAGTGGTGGTGTATACGCGTGTACTCGATCGTTTGCTGAGAGCAGGTTATTATCAGATCCTGACTTATGGAAAACCCGAGCGATGGTTCGCATATTGGGATATATATCAGCAACCACAAATTAAACCAAAGCTTTCTGTAGGATGGGAATACTGGTGGGTTGATGCTGCAAAAGCCACAAAACTTGATCAGCCTATGCGAAAACCTGAATTAAAATAA
- a CDS encoding microcin C ABC transporter permease YejB, with protein sequence MLHYILKRMLLMIPTLFFILLINFIIVQIAPGGPVEQAVQQIQNAQGLGAGSHSQSTLGTLAQYQGARGLSPEMLEKIKAQYGFDRPAYERFGLMLKGYLTLDFGSSFFKDKPVTQLLYEKLPVTLSLGIWSTFLIYLIAIPLGIKKAKNNGLLFDQSSSLLLAVSYAIPSFVFAILLIVFFAGGSYLQWFPLQGLVSENFAQLSLLAKIKDYLWHMSLPILSMVLGSFAARTYLTKYSFVEELNKPYVLTARSKGLNENQILYGHVFRNAILVVVAALPETLVGIFFVGNLFIEIIFNLDGIGLLGFEAITQRDYPVIFGTLFLFTLFGMILRLIGDLLYQVIDPRIDFESRGGQ encoded by the coding sequence ATGCTTCACTATATTCTGAAAAGAATGTTATTGATGATCCCAACCTTATTTTTCATTTTATTGATTAATTTTATTATTGTGCAAATTGCACCAGGTGGGCCTGTTGAACAAGCGGTTCAACAGATCCAGAATGCACAGGGTTTAGGGGCAGGTAGCCATTCACAATCTACGCTCGGTACACTGGCACAGTATCAGGGTGCACGAGGCTTAAGTCCGGAGATGCTTGAAAAAATCAAAGCACAATATGGTTTTGATCGGCCTGCCTATGAGCGGTTTGGATTAATGCTTAAAGGGTATTTGACGCTGGATTTCGGCAGCAGTTTTTTTAAAGATAAACCCGTAACGCAACTGCTCTATGAAAAGTTACCTGTTACCTTGTCCTTAGGGATATGGAGCACTTTTCTGATTTACTTGATTGCGATTCCTTTGGGCATCAAAAAAGCCAAAAATAATGGTTTGCTGTTTGACCAATCCAGTTCGTTGTTGCTTGCGGTAAGTTATGCGATTCCATCTTTTGTTTTTGCTATTTTATTGATTGTTTTTTTTGCAGGAGGCAGTTATTTACAATGGTTTCCGTTGCAAGGATTGGTATCGGAAAACTTTGCCCAACTGAGTCTATTGGCAAAAATAAAAGATTATCTGTGGCATATGAGTTTGCCGATTCTGAGTATGGTATTGGGGAGTTTTGCTGCACGCACTTATCTGACTAAATATTCATTTGTGGAAGAGTTGAACAAGCCCTATGTGCTGACTGCGCGATCAAAGGGTCTAAACGAAAATCAGATCCTGTATGGACATGTTTTTCGTAATGCAATTTTGGTGGTGGTGGCAGCTTTACCGGAAACACTGGTCGGGATTTTCTTTGTGGGGAACTTATTTATCGAGATTATCTTTAATCTGGATGGTATTGGCCTATTAGGTTTTGAGGCAATTACCCAGCGTGATTATCCTGTCATTTTTGGAACTCTTTTTTTATTTACTCTATTTGGAATGATTTTGCGGTTAATCGGCGATTTACTCTATCAAGTGATTGATCCGCGTATTGATTTTGAATCAAGAGGTGGGCAATGA
- the rnt gene encoding ribonuclease T, which yields MEKSVTQEENKAPVIGQRFRGFLPVVVDVETAGFNSQTDALLEIACIPIVYDEQGQFVPGPSFQAHINPFEGANLDRRSLDFIGIDPFNPMRVAMAEDERSALRRIFKSLNEVRKAQHCTHAVLVGHNAHFDLGFLQAAIARSGTKNQNPFHSFSVFDTVTLSAVMFGQTVLARACIQAGIEFDGKEAHSALYDTQKTAELFCYILNKLSPHLLDSLVTEP from the coding sequence ATGGAGAAAAGTGTGACCCAAGAAGAAAATAAAGCGCCTGTGATCGGACAGCGTTTTCGTGGATTTTTACCTGTTGTCGTCGATGTAGAAACTGCAGGTTTTAATTCGCAAACCGACGCCCTACTTGAAATTGCCTGTATCCCGATTGTCTATGATGAACAAGGACAGTTTGTCCCAGGTCCATCATTTCAAGCACATATCAATCCATTTGAAGGTGCAAATCTTGATCGTCGTTCACTCGATTTTATTGGGATTGACCCATTCAACCCAATGCGTGTTGCAATGGCTGAAGATGAGCGCAGCGCTTTGCGTCGTATTTTCAAATCATTGAATGAAGTGCGTAAAGCCCAGCATTGTACTCATGCTGTCTTAGTGGGTCACAATGCACACTTTGATTTAGGTTTCCTGCAAGCTGCAATTGCACGCTCTGGCACCAAAAATCAAAACCCGTTTCACAGTTTCTCTGTCTTTGATACCGTGACCTTAAGTGCGGTCATGTTTGGGCAAACCGTGTTGGCACGTGCTTGTATTCAGGCTGGAATCGAGTTTGATGGTAAGGAAGCGCATTCTGCTTTGTATGATACGCAGAAAACGGCTGAACTGTTTTGCTATATTTTGAACAAACTGTCTCCTCACCTTCTTGACAGTTTGGTGACAGAACCCTAA
- a CDS encoding L,D-transpeptidase family protein — translation MFVRSLLAMSLSCILTNVAFAAPTTEQPLNPKKVAGSVQDPIDPLAIDRSTSAVAADPASSVAAPATSDPQVNTGAASVVSQKLENTPDTAAAAPAAKVSWTLDSINNAEWPETLPKGQLPAYARAHVMLNNAHASPGAIDGSNGKNTLKAIASFQQMNGLTPTGQLTKETWDALVAKQTKPAYVEYTLTDADFKGPYADSIPSDYALQAKMKGLYYTRVTEMLGEKFHMDENFLKKLNPTATFKKPGEKIIVANVRNDLPEDIHLIVAHKGARQLYLFNSRNQMIASFPATIGSSDTPSPTGTYKVVGVARNPYYSYSPSNFVQGKNLKPLTLPPGPNAPVGNIWIGLSKKSFGIHGTPNPSLISKTASHGCIRLTNWDANDLGNKVRSGVTVKFLE, via the coding sequence ATGTTTGTTCGCTCATTACTCGCTATGAGTTTAAGTTGTATTCTTACTAATGTTGCTTTTGCTGCGCCAACAACTGAGCAACCATTGAATCCCAAAAAAGTCGCAGGTTCAGTACAAGATCCTATTGATCCTTTAGCTATTGACCGTTCCACTTCTGCTGTTGCTGCTGATCCAGCCTCTAGCGTTGCTGCGCCAGCAACATCTGATCCTCAAGTGAATACAGGTGCTGCATCCGTCGTCTCTCAAAAATTAGAAAATACACCAGATACAGCAGCGGCTGCGCCTGCCGCTAAAGTTTCATGGACATTGGACAGCATCAATAATGCTGAATGGCCTGAAACTTTACCCAAAGGACAGCTTCCAGCCTATGCACGCGCTCATGTGATGCTGAATAACGCGCATGCTTCACCAGGTGCAATTGATGGTTCAAATGGTAAAAATACTTTAAAAGCCATTGCATCATTCCAGCAAATGAATGGTTTAACGCCAACAGGTCAACTGACTAAAGAAACATGGGATGCCTTGGTTGCGAAGCAAACCAAACCGGCTTATGTTGAATACACCCTCACCGATGCTGACTTTAAAGGCCCGTATGCGGATTCAATCCCGTCAGACTACGCCTTACAAGCAAAAATGAAAGGTTTGTATTACACCCGCGTAACAGAAATGTTAGGTGAAAAATTCCATATGGATGAAAATTTCTTAAAGAAACTGAATCCAACGGCAACCTTTAAAAAACCTGGCGAGAAAATCATTGTTGCCAATGTCCGCAATGATTTACCAGAAGATATTCATTTGATCGTTGCGCACAAAGGTGCAAGACAGCTGTATTTATTCAACAGCCGTAACCAGATGATTGCTTCTTTTCCTGCAACAATTGGTAGTTCTGACACGCCTTCTCCAACGGGTACCTATAAAGTAGTCGGTGTTGCTCGCAACCCGTACTATAGCTACTCACCATCGAACTTTGTACAAGGTAAGAACCTTAAACCACTCACTTTACCACCTGGTCCTAACGCGCCAGTGGGGAATATCTGGATTGGTTTAAGCAAGAAATCATTTGGTATTCATGGTACACCAAACCCATCGTTGATCTCTAAAACTGCATCACATGGTTGTATCCGTTTAACCAACTGGGATGCCAATGATTTAGGTAATAAAGTACGCTCAGGTGTGACTGTAAAATTCCTGGAATAA
- the pyrC gene encoding dihydroorotase yields MNTLTLLQPDDWHAHLRDGLALKRTVPDLAKQFARAICMPNLVPPVKTVDEALAYRERILAHVPEGLHFDPRMVLYFTDHTSPDEVRKIKESEFVNAIKLYPAGATTNSDNGVSDIRKVYAVIEQLEEHQVPLLLHGEVTHNHVDIFDREKRFLDEVLSPLLKQFPQLKVVLEHITTSDAANFVLEQDRNVAATITPQHLLFNRNDMLVGGVKPHFYCLPILKRQTHQTTLLEVATSGNPKFFLGTDSAPHAQNAKENACGCAGCYSAPNAIELYAQAFDQVGKLERLEGFASMFGADFYGLPRNTSTITLVKEDITVAESFDYLEDQKIIPLHAGKTLQWRKV; encoded by the coding sequence TTGAATACTCTTACACTTTTGCAACCAGATGATTGGCACGCACACCTGCGTGATGGTTTAGCTTTAAAACGTACTGTCCCTGATTTAGCCAAACAATTTGCACGCGCAATTTGTATGCCCAATCTTGTTCCACCCGTCAAAACTGTAGATGAAGCTTTAGCCTATCGTGAGCGTATTCTTGCCCATGTCCCAGAAGGGCTTCATTTTGACCCGCGTATGGTGCTTTATTTTACCGATCACACTTCTCCGGATGAAGTGCGTAAAATTAAAGAGTCTGAATTTGTCAATGCCATCAAGCTTTATCCTGCGGGTGCAACCACTAACTCAGATAATGGCGTTAGTGATATTCGTAAAGTGTACGCTGTGATCGAACAACTGGAAGAACATCAAGTTCCGCTATTGCTTCATGGTGAAGTCACGCATAATCATGTCGACATTTTTGATCGTGAAAAAAGATTCCTAGATGAAGTACTGTCACCGTTACTGAAGCAGTTCCCACAATTAAAAGTCGTACTAGAACACATTACAACAAGTGATGCGGCAAATTTTGTACTGGAACAAGATCGTAATGTTGCAGCAACCATTACCCCTCAACATTTATTATTCAACCGCAATGATATGTTAGTGGGTGGCGTCAAACCACATTTCTATTGCTTGCCAATTTTAAAACGTCAAACGCATCAAACCACCTTGCTGGAAGTGGCAACTAGCGGCAATCCAAAATTCTTCTTAGGTACAGATAGTGCTCCACATGCGCAAAATGCCAAAGAGAATGCCTGTGGTTGTGCAGGCTGCTATAGCGCACCTAATGCCATTGAGCTTTATGCACAGGCATTTGACCAAGTCGGTAAACTAGAACGTCTGGAAGGTTTTGCCAGCATGTTTGGTGCTGATTTCTATGGCCTACCACGCAATACTTCAACCATTACGCTCGTCAAAGAAGACATTACCGTCGCTGAATCTTTTGATTACCTAGAAGATCAGAAAATTATCCCACTTCATGCAGGTAAAACACTGCAATGGAGAAAAGTGTGA